A window of Citrus sinensis cultivar Valencia sweet orange chromosome 7, DVS_A1.0, whole genome shotgun sequence contains these coding sequences:
- the LOC102607095 gene encoding uncharacterized protein LOC102607095 yields the protein MFTEGLDSNTLKWVRQGGAKKDIFGSLLTQRSKHDTTTSLRNGGRDIGLAQASKFRSGHSSSGVVPVSQTVHVRENDSGSGSDMDISPDSDDQVYRGKYSVKSPRQDHKIGNDAATKPGHKQADYGKVGNHSISSLSRKEAMQRQMNSAVRVERGGGGILLGKPGTAEEELPYSATSTEVVFAHSGSNNGCDSLRGTYTSDSYSCVTSGSNLEKTAKQDIPSAPPFVSSGSAMEQVVGQSSAFSATTYVPKTTGSIPSTAPGKGCTGYKVSDVSNRTAAGIQSDTSASSLPARLPTFHASGLGPWCAVISYDACVRLCLHSWAKGCEEQAPYFLNNECAVLRDAFGLRQVLLQSEEELLAKQSSELISEGAALKSKKTCGKLKVQVRKVKIGLDLPPGCSFSSLNLSMIKVELIRQHFSNLNSMVISGWDEIRKVRITPRIPANGSFSQQSLAYVHASTKYVKEVSRVLRNRVTTSHKTSSSYEAVQETYSCQLRLKSISEEDAIRLQAGSGETHMFFPDSVGDDLIVEVHGSKGEYYGRVLAQVAAIADDPSDKLRWWPIYSEPEHELVGRIQLYINYSTSEVENNNLKGGCVAETVAYDLVLEVAMKAQKFQQRNLLLNGPWKWLLDNFASYYGVSDAYTKLRYLSYVMDVATPTRDCLALVYDLLLPVFMKGDSKKVLSHQENRILGEIEDQVQQILALLFENYKSLDELSPSGLIDVFGPPTGLSAPALPSAVKLYTLLHDILASESQLKLTRYFQAAVKKRSRRHLAETDEYVVSKNEGTLMNPEGLSTAYQKMKSLILSVRNEICTDIEIHNQHVLPSFIDLPNLSASIYSVDLCNRLQAFLAACPPSGPSPPVAELVIATADFQRDLSCWNINHVKGGIEAKELFHSYITHWIYDKRRALLDISKLDKVKWAGVKTQNSTTPYVDEMDDQLKAMLNEYEVIIRRWPEYAVVLENAVADIERAIAEALDKQYADVLSPLKDNLMAKVFGLKYVQKIAKRTVNVYFVPDELGILLNSMKRMLDVLWPKIESQFKSWSSCIADGGNAVVGEHLSEITVMMRAKFRNYLLAVVEKFVENTKMQSTTKLKKIIQDSEETCAESDVRSRMQPVKDLLIKTMDHLHTVVEPHVFILICRIFWDQMGKDVLNFLENKREHRSWYKSSRFAVSILDDIFASQMQQLLGNALQEKDLEPPRSVMEVRSMLCKDSANYKDNNYYY from the exons ATGTTCACTGAAGGTCTCGATAGTAATACCCTTAAATGGGTCCGACAG GGTGGTGCAAAGAAAGATATATTTGGTTCTCTTTTAACTCAGAGATCAAAACATGATACTACTACTAGTTTGAGAAATGGTGGACGAGACATTGGATTGGCTCAAGCATCCAAATTTCGAAGTGGACATTCGTCATCAGGTGTGGTTCCCGTGTCGCAAACAGTACATGTGAGGGAAAATGATAGTGGCTCTGGATCAGACATGGACATATCGCCTGATTCAGATGATCAGGTCTACCGCGGGAAGTATTCAGTAAAGTCGCCTCGACAAGATCACAAGATTGGCAATGATGCAGCTACCAAACCAGGGCACAAACAGGCAGATTATGGCAAAGTTGGAAATCATTCCATATCTAGTTTATCTAGGAAGGAAGCTATGCAGAGACAAATGAATAGTGCAGTGAGAGTGGAAAGGGGTGGTGGTGGGATTTTATTGGGGAAGCCTGGCACTGCAGAAGAAGAATTGCCATATTCAGCTACTAGTACTGAGGTCGTTTTTGCGCATTCCGGGAGCAACAATGGCTGTGATTCTCTGAGAGGAACGTACACTTCAGATAGTTATTCTTGTGTCACTTCAGGGTCAAACCTTGAAAAAACAGCTAAACAG GATATTCCCAGTGCACCTCCCTTTGTTAGTTCTGGGTCAGCGATGGAACAGGTTGTTGGGCAAAGTTCAGCTTTTAGTGCAACCACTTATGTTCCAAAAACAACAGGAAGCATCCCCTCTACTGCCCCTGGCAAGGGGTGCACCGGCTACAAGGTTTCTGATGTATCTAACAG GACTGCAGCTGGCATACAAAGTGATACTTCTGCAAGTTCCTTACCTGCTCGTCTCCCCACATTTCATGCAAG TGGACTAGGTCCTTGGTGTGCTGTGATATCTTATGATGCGTGTGTGCGTCTCTGTCTTCACTCATGGGCGAAGGGTTGTGAGGAACAAGCTCCCTACTTCTTGAATAATGAATGTGCCGTGTTGCGAGACGCATTTGG TTTACGGCAAGTATTATTGCAATCTGAAGAAGAACTATTGGCAAAACAATCTTCAGAGTTGATCAGTGAGGGAGCTGCTCTGAAATCCAAGAAGACTTGTGGTAAACTGAAAGTACAAG TGCGCAAAGTCAAAATAGGTTTAGACCTGCCTCCTGGCTGCAgtttttcatctttgaatCTGTCAATGATAAAAGTAGAACTGATTCGTCAACATTTCTCCAATCTGAACTCAATGGTAATCTCTGGGTGGGATGAAATAAGGAAAGTTCGCATAACTCCTCGTATTCCTGCAAATGGTTCATTCTCACAACAAAGTTTAGCGTATGTGCATGCAAGTACCAAGTATGTAAAAGAGGTTTCCAGGGTCTTGAGAAACAGGGTCACTACGTCGCATAAAACCTCATCATCCTATGAAGCAGTACAAG AAACATATTCTTGTCAGTTGAGGTTGAAAAGTATATCCGAAGAAGATGCGATTCGGTTGCAAGCAGGATCCGGCGAAACCCATATGTT CTTTCCAGATAGCGTTGGTGATGATTTGATTGTTGAAGTTCACGGTTCCAAGGGAGAATATTATGGTCGTGTTCTAGCTCAAGTTGCTGCTATTGCTGATGACCCA AGTGACAAGCTTCGGTGGTGGCCCATATACAGTGAACCAGAGCACGAACTTGTGGGCAGAATCCAACTATATAtaaactattcaactagtGAAGTTGAGAATAATAATCTTAAG GGTGGCTGTGTCGCTGAAACTGTGGCATATGACCTGGTGCTCGAAGTTGCAATGAAAGCTCAAAAGTTTCAGCAAAGAAATTTGTTGCTAAATGGCCCATGGAAGTGGTTATTGGATAACTTTGCATCATATTATGGGGTATCAGATGCCTACACCAAGTTAAG ATATCTGTCTTATGTCATGGATGTGGCCACACCCACTCGTGATTGTCTTGCGCTAGTATATGATTTGCTTTTACCTGTTTTCATGAAGGGAGACAGCAAGAAAGTGTTAAGTCATCAAGAG AATCGCATCCTAGGGGAGATTGAGGATCAAGTTCAGCAGATACTAGCCCTACTTTTTGAGAATTACAAGTCACTGGATGAATTATCACCATCTGGATTGATAGATGTTTTTGGGCCGCCCACTGGCCTTTCTGCTCCTGCTTTACCATCTGCTGTCAAGCTATATACTCTTCTTCACGATATATTAGCTTCTGAGTCACAGTTGAAGTTAACCAGATATTTTCAG GCTGCCGTGAAGAAGAGATCGAGAAGGCACTTGGCAGAAACAGATGAATATGTTGTGAGCAAGAATGAGGGCACCTTAATGAACCCCGAGGGTCTTTCAACTGCTTATCAGAAGATGAAATCTCTAATTTTAAGTGTTAGAAATGAAATCTGCACTGACATTGAGATCCATAACCAACATGTGCTGCCTAG CTTCATAGATCTTCCAAATCTTTCTGCATCCATATATAGTGTGGATCTCTGCAATAGATTGCAGGCATTCCTTGCTGCATGTCCTCCTTCTGGACCCTCGCCTCCTGTTGCAGAACTTGTTATTGCAACAGCAGACTTTCAACGGGATCTCTCATGCTGGAATATCAA CCATGTCAAAGGTGGAATTGAGGCAAAGGAGTTGTTTCACTCATATATAACTCACTGGATTTATGACAAACGTCGTGCTTTACTTGACATCTCCAAGCTAGATAAG GTAAAGTGGGCTGGTGTTAAAACACAAAACTCAACAACTCCTTACGTCGATGAGATGGATGATCAGCTGAAAGCTATGCTGAATGAATATGAGGTTATTATTCGCCGTTGGCCAGAGTACGCTGTTGTCTTGGAGAAT GCTGTGGCAGATATTGAAAGGGCAATTGCAGAAGCTTTGGATAAGCAATATGCTGATGTTTTATCACCACTGAAGGACAACCTTATGGCCAAGGTATTCGGCCTCAAATATGTTCAGAAAATTGCGAAACGAACTGTGAATGTCTATTTTGTCCCAGATGAG ctAGGAATTCTTTTAAATTCCATGAAAAGGATGTTGGACGTGCTGTGGCCCAAAATAGAAAGCCAGTTTAAATCTTGGTCTTCTTGTATTGCTGATGGTGGAAATGCTGTCGTAGGGGAGCATCTCAGTGAAATAACAGTCATGATGAGAGCCAAATTCAGAAATTATTTGCTAGCTGTTGTTGAGAAATTTGTAGAGAAT ACAAAGATGCAGAGTACGACAAAGTTAAAGAAGATAATCCAGGACTCGGAGGAAACCTGTGCAGAATCAGATGTACGAAGTAGAATGCAGCCTGTGAAAGATCTTCTGATCAAGACAATGGACCATCTCCATACAGTTGTTGAGCCTCATGTATTCATACTCATTTGCCGAATTTTCTGGGACCAGATGGGAAAG GATGTACTCAATTTTCTAGAAAACAAGAGAGAGCACAGGTCCTGGTATAAAAGCTCAAGATTTGCTGTTTCA ATTTTGGATGACATATTTGCATCACAGATGCAGCAATTGCTTGGCAATGCTCTGCAAGAGAAAGACTTGGAGCCACCAAGGTCTGTAATGGAAGTGCGTTCCATGCTCTGTAAGGATTCCGCCAATTACAAGGATAATAACTACTATTATTAG
- the LOC102607385 gene encoding mitochondrial uncoupling protein 5, with protein sequence MGVKGFVEGGIASIVAGCSTHPLDLIKVRMQLQGENQVPSMRPALAFHANSSAVHVSAPPRLGPVGVGVRIIQQEGVSALFSGVSATVLRQTLYSTTRMGLYDVLKQKWTDPETRNMPLVRKIAAGLIAGGIGAAVGNPADVAMVRMQADGRLPPAQRRNYKSVVDAITSMAKQEGVTSLWRGSSLTVNRAMLVTASQLASYDQIKENILSKGWMRDGLGTHVTASFSAGFVAAVASNPVDVIKTRVMNMKVEAGKEPPYKGALDCALKTVRSEGPMALYKGFIPTISRQGPFTVVLFVTLEQVRKLMKDF encoded by the coding sequence atggGTGTGAAAGGCTTTGTTGAAGGCGGCATTGCTTCTATTGTTGCTGGATGTTCAACGCATCCCCTTGACCTAATCAAGGTCCGCATGCAACTCCAGGGCGAAAACCAGGTTCCGTCTATGCGTCCCGCTCTCGCTTTCCATGCCAACTCCTCCGCCGTCCACGTGTCTGCGCCACCCCGCCTGGGTCCCGTCGGCGTCGGCGTCCGTATTATTCAACAAGAAGGAGTTTCGGCTCTCTTTTCCGGGGTCTCCGCCACGGTGCTCCGCCAGACCTTGTACTCCACCACGCGGATGGGTCTCTACGACGTTCTCAAGCAAAAGTGGACTGACCCGGAAACCCGGAACATGCCGCTCGTGCGTAAGATAGCCGCCGGGTTAATTGCTGGTGGAATAGGAGCCGCCGTCGGCAACCCCGCTGACGTGGCAATGGTCCGCATGCAGGCTGACGGAAGGCTCCCTCCCGCGCAGCGTCGCAACTACAAGAGCGTCGTCGACGCTATAACCAGCATGGCCAAACAAGAAGGCGTGACCAGCCTGTGGCGAGGATCGTCCCTTACTGTGAACCGGGCCATGCTGGTCACCGCGTCGCAGCTGGCGTCCTACGATCAGATCAAAGAAAATATACTGTCAAAAGGGTGGATGCGCGACGGCCTCGGGACCCACGTGACGGCGAGTTTTTCTGCGGGGTTTGTGGCGGCGGTGGCGTCGAATCCTGTGGACGTGATAAAGACTAGGGTTATGAACATGAAGGTCGAGGCCGGGAAAGAGCCGCCGTACAAAGGGGCGCTGGATTGTGCCCTGAAGACGGTTCGGAGCGAGGGGCCGATGGCTCTGTATAAGGGTTTTATCCCTACGATTTCCAGACAAGGGCCGTTTACAGTTGTCCTGTTTGTTACGCTTGAACAGGTCAGGAAGTTGATGAAGGATTTCTGA
- the LOC102631289 gene encoding protein CURVATURE THYLAKOID 1D, chloroplastic isoform X2 — protein MAYAPVRYKTLGILYYTNPLPKATSEETSSGTDQYVVDKRDGATAAEDVPAVEKNVYNESVATAVPKEESPVDGLTNELLDNLKIKFDSEDKYSLVLYGTGALLALWLTTVVVGAIDSIPLFPKLMEVVGLGYTLWFSWRYLLFKKNRDELATKIEELKQQVLGSNDD, from the exons ATGGCCTACGCTCCCGTACGATACAAAACCCTAG GAATTCTCTATTATACCAACCCATTGCCAAAAGCAACCTCTGAAGAAACTTCAAGTGGAACAGATCAGTATGTTGTGGATAAACGAGATGGTGCGACGGCAGCTGAAGATGTTCCGGCAGTTGAAAAGAATGTGTACAATGAAAGTGTGGCTACTGCAGTACCTAAAGAGGAATCACCTGTGGATGGGCTGACTAATGAACTTTTGGACAACCTTAAAATAAAG TTTGACTCTGAAGATAAATATTCACTTGTTCTATATGGAACCGGTGCTTTGCTTGCTCTGTGGTTAACAACAGTGGTGGTTGGTGCAATAGATTCTATTCCATTG TTTCCTAAGTTGATGGAAGTAGTGGGTCTTGGATACACATTGTGGTTCAGCTGGCGTTATCTGTTATTCAAG AAAAATAGAGATGAGCTGGCCACTAAAATTGAAGAACTCAAGCAACAGGTCCTTGGCTCAAATGATGATTGA
- the LOC102630484 gene encoding 14-3-3-like protein GF14 kappa isoform X2, which yields MGTPTREQYVYLAKLAEQAERYEEMVKFMDSLVTSSTPATELTVEERNLLSVAYKNVIGSLRAAWRIISSIEQKEEGRKNEEHVSLVKDYRSKVESELSDVCGSILKLLDSHLVPSATAGESKVFYLKMKGDYYRYLAEFKVGDERKAAAENTMLSYKAAQDIALTDLAPTHPIRLGLALNFSVFYYEILNSSEKACTMAKQAFEEAIAELDTLGEESYKDSTLIMQLLRDNLTLWTSDMQIDEA from the exons ATGGGAACCCCGACGAGAGAGCAATACGTTTACCTGGCGAAACTCGCCGAGCAAGCCGAGCGCTATGAAGAGATGGTTAAGTTCATGGACAGCCTCGTCACTTCCTCCACTCCGGCGACTGAACTCACCGTCGAGGAGCGCAACCTCCTCTCCGTTGCTTACAAGAACGTCATCGGCTCTCTTCGCGCCGCGTGGCGTATTATCTCCTCTATCGAGCAGAAAGAGGAAGGCCGCAAGAACGAGGAACACGTCTCGCTGGTCAAAGACTATCGGTCAAAGGTAGAGTCTGAGTTATCTGACGTGTGCGGGAGCATATTGAAGTTGCTGGACTCGCACCTTGTGCCTTCGGCTACTGCTGGTGAGTCCAAAGTCTTCTATTTGAAGATGAAGGGAGATTACTACCGTTACTTGGCGGAGTTTAAAGTTGGTGATGAGAGGAAGGCCGCCGCTGAAAACACTATGTTGTCTTATAAGGCGGCTCAG GATATTGCACTGACTGATCTGGCGCCAACACACCCTATAAGGTTGGGGCTGGCACTCAACTTCTCAGTGTTTTACTATGAGATTCTCAATTCATCAGAGAAAGCTTGTACCATGGCCAAACAG GCCTTTGAGGAGGCCATTGCTGAGCTGGACACTTTGGGTGAAGAATCCTACAAGGATAGCACTCTTATCATGCAATTGCTAAGAGACAACCTCACTCTGTGGACCTCAGATATGCAG ATAGATGAGGCATAA
- the LOC102630988 gene encoding peroxidase 4-like: protein MAATSYYFLLLILTFVTATLDQANSQLSTNYYKSTCPKALSIVRAGIIAAIKNETRVGASLLRLHFHDCFVNGCDGSVLLDDTANFIGEKTAVPNNNSARGFNVVDQIKANLEKACPRVVSCADILAIAARDSVVVFGGPSWKVRLGRRDSTTASRAAANTSIPPPTSNLSALISSFSAQGLSLKNMVALAGGHTVGKARCTSFRGHIYNDSNIDTSFARSLQQRCPRRGNDNVLANLDRQTPTCFDNLYYKNLLNKKGLLHSDQELFNGNSADFLVKRYAASISVFFKDFARGMIKMGNIKPLTGSAGQIRINCRKIN from the exons ATGGCAGCAACAAGTTACTACTTTCTCCTTCTTATACTTACTTTTGTCACTGCAACTCTTGATCAAGCCAACTCCCAACTCTCAACAAACTACTACAAATCCACATGCCCAAAAGCATTGTCTATTGTTCGGGCAGGGATTATAGCTgctataaaaaatgaaacacgCGTAGGGGCGTCTTTACTTCGACTTCATTTCCACGACTGCTTTGTCAAT GGCTGCGATGGATCGGTACTGTTGGATGATACGGCCAATTTCATAGGAGAGAAAACAGCAGTTCCTAACAATAACTCGGCCAGAGGGTTCAACGTGGTGGATCAGATTAAAGCTAATCTGGAGAAAGCATGCCCCCGTGTTGTTTCGTGTGCAGATATTCTTGCCATTGCCGCACGCGATTCAGTTGTTGTT TTCGGAGGTCCTTCATGGAAAGTTAGATTGGGAAGAAGAGATTCTACCACTGCTAGCAGGGCAGCGGCAAATACCTCCATCCCTCCACCCACTTCTAATTTGAGTGCTCTCATATCAAGCTTCTCGGCACAGGGTCTCTCATTAAAGAACATGGTGGCTCTTGCTG GTGGACATACGGTAGGCAAGGCAAGGTGCACATCATTTCGAGGACACATTTACAACGATTCCAATATTGACACCAGCTTCGCCAGGTCCTTGCAGCAGAGATGCCCAAGAAGAGGAAATGACAATGTTCTGGCAAACCTTGACCGTCAAACTCCAACGTGCTTTGACAATTTATATTACAAGAATCTGTTGAACAAGAAGGGGCTTCTTCATTCTGACCAAGAGCTCTTTAATGGCAATTCTGCTGATTTTCTGGTCAAAAGATACGCTGCTAGCATCTCTGTTTTTTTCAAGGACTTCGCCAGGGGTATGATCAAGATGGGCAACATCAAACCTCTCACAGGAAGTGCTGGACAGATCAGGATCAATTGcagaaaaatcaattga
- the LOC102631289 gene encoding protein CURVATURE THYLAKOID 1D, chloroplastic isoform X1, with protein MELCTATQTQSAISNHHHPFLTTTTAPALVRTKSALSLKQTTVSCSGYGLRSRILYYTNPLPKATSEETSSGTDQYVVDKRDGATAAEDVPAVEKNVYNESVATAVPKEESPVDGLTNELLDNLKIKFDSEDKYSLVLYGTGALLALWLTTVVVGAIDSIPLFPKLMEVVGLGYTLWFSWRYLLFKKNRDELATKIEELKQQVLGSNDD; from the exons ATGGAGCTCTGTACAGCCACACAAACACAGTCAGCCATCTCCAATCACCACCACCCATTCCTCACCACCACTACAGCCCCTGCTCTCGTCCGCACCAAATCCGCTCTCTCTCTCAAGCAAACCACAGTCTCCTGCTCCGGTTATGGCCTACGCTCCC GAATTCTCTATTATACCAACCCATTGCCAAAAGCAACCTCTGAAGAAACTTCAAGTGGAACAGATCAGTATGTTGTGGATAAACGAGATGGTGCGACGGCAGCTGAAGATGTTCCGGCAGTTGAAAAGAATGTGTACAATGAAAGTGTGGCTACTGCAGTACCTAAAGAGGAATCACCTGTGGATGGGCTGACTAATGAACTTTTGGACAACCTTAAAATAAAG TTTGACTCTGAAGATAAATATTCACTTGTTCTATATGGAACCGGTGCTTTGCTTGCTCTGTGGTTAACAACAGTGGTGGTTGGTGCAATAGATTCTATTCCATTG TTTCCTAAGTTGATGGAAGTAGTGGGTCTTGGATACACATTGTGGTTCAGCTGGCGTTATCTGTTATTCAAG AAAAATAGAGATGAGCTGGCCACTAAAATTGAAGAACTCAAGCAACAGGTCCTTGGCTCAAATGATGATTGA
- the LOC102630484 gene encoding 14-3-3-like protein GF14 kappa isoform X1 yields the protein MGTPTREQYVYLAKLAEQAERYEEMVKFMDSLVTSSTPATELTVEERNLLSVAYKNVIGSLRAAWRIISSIEQKEEGRKNEEHVSLVKDYRSKVESELSDVCGSILKLLDSHLVPSATAGESKVFYLKMKGDYYRYLAEFKVGDERKAAAENTMLSYKAAQDIALTDLAPTHPIRLGLALNFSVFYYEILNSSEKACTMAKQAFEEAIAELDTLGEESYKDSTLIMQLLRDNLTLWTSDMQEQIDEA from the exons ATGGGAACCCCGACGAGAGAGCAATACGTTTACCTGGCGAAACTCGCCGAGCAAGCCGAGCGCTATGAAGAGATGGTTAAGTTCATGGACAGCCTCGTCACTTCCTCCACTCCGGCGACTGAACTCACCGTCGAGGAGCGCAACCTCCTCTCCGTTGCTTACAAGAACGTCATCGGCTCTCTTCGCGCCGCGTGGCGTATTATCTCCTCTATCGAGCAGAAAGAGGAAGGCCGCAAGAACGAGGAACACGTCTCGCTGGTCAAAGACTATCGGTCAAAGGTAGAGTCTGAGTTATCTGACGTGTGCGGGAGCATATTGAAGTTGCTGGACTCGCACCTTGTGCCTTCGGCTACTGCTGGTGAGTCCAAAGTCTTCTATTTGAAGATGAAGGGAGATTACTACCGTTACTTGGCGGAGTTTAAAGTTGGTGATGAGAGGAAGGCCGCCGCTGAAAACACTATGTTGTCTTATAAGGCGGCTCAG GATATTGCACTGACTGATCTGGCGCCAACACACCCTATAAGGTTGGGGCTGGCACTCAACTTCTCAGTGTTTTACTATGAGATTCTCAATTCATCAGAGAAAGCTTGTACCATGGCCAAACAG GCCTTTGAGGAGGCCATTGCTGAGCTGGACACTTTGGGTGAAGAATCCTACAAGGATAGCACTCTTATCATGCAATTGCTAAGAGACAACCTCACTCTGTGGACCTCAGATATGCAG GAGCAGATAGATGAGGCATAA